In Rhizobium sp. ZPR4, a genomic segment contains:
- a CDS encoding ABC transporter ATP-binding protein — MVDITPESDEVSLPPDLKSFYLFFIRQTWRPLAAILLLGTITAVIDTMIPAAIAYFIRTSLNGANQLSSYTIPIIVFFVAFHPAVSTLHRLFTNHAISANLPTLVRWQSHTHIARQPISFFHSDLSGRLASRVLQTGPALRDTIVTATTSVWYIVVFAGSSLFMLANADLVLAVPVTIWILIYTSLLACFLPRLKQQSREMSKMRSSVTARLVDTYANIQTIKLYSGAGAENDFIREGLREHNQTYQALLAQNSIFSSLLAFLNGALIGSTLGLSLWLAGKGEVEPSQFALIIPLVWHIASASVNVTQQLSSIFENIGVVQEGIRSIARPIPPENKNTQTPLDLTDTSIKFDRVSFRYPSSDSSVEDITFVVPEGRRLAIVGPSGAGKSTIINLLLRLHKADSGSITIGDRSIANVTNSSLRSTMAVVSQETAILSRSVLDNIRFGKPGASLAEVQNAASLAGACEFIEELRDNQGRCGYNAHIGERGVKLSGGQRQRLALARALLKDAPILILDEATSSLDVLSEAGLRKKLENHLQGKSVIAIAHRIETIVGYDEILVLKDGRIVERGAHADLLAHQGTYHAMWIEQSGRRAGSDLIVSSE; from the coding sequence ATGGTCGACATCACGCCAGAGAGCGATGAGGTTTCTCTTCCTCCCGACCTTAAGAGCTTTTACCTTTTTTTTATCCGCCAGACTTGGCGCCCTTTGGCCGCTATACTGTTACTGGGAACCATAACAGCTGTGATCGATACGATGATACCAGCGGCGATAGCCTATTTCATCAGGACATCACTAAACGGCGCAAACCAGTTATCCTCGTATACGATTCCCATCATCGTGTTCTTCGTGGCGTTTCATCCGGCCGTTTCGACGCTGCATCGATTGTTTACGAACCATGCGATTTCAGCAAATCTGCCGACCCTTGTCCGCTGGCAGAGCCACACGCATATCGCTCGGCAACCCATTTCGTTCTTCCACAGCGACCTTTCCGGCCGGCTGGCTAGCCGAGTTTTGCAGACCGGTCCAGCCTTAAGAGATACCATCGTAACTGCGACGACGTCTGTCTGGTATATCGTCGTCTTCGCGGGAAGTTCGTTGTTTATGTTGGCAAACGCCGACTTAGTACTCGCAGTGCCTGTAACGATCTGGATACTGATTTATACGAGCCTTCTGGCCTGCTTCCTCCCTCGTCTGAAACAACAATCGCGAGAGATGTCAAAAATGAGGTCGTCTGTTACGGCGAGGCTTGTTGACACCTACGCGAACATCCAGACCATAAAGCTGTATTCTGGAGCGGGTGCTGAGAATGATTTTATCCGGGAGGGGCTCCGTGAGCACAACCAGACCTATCAAGCACTGCTCGCGCAGAATAGCATATTTAGCAGTCTGTTGGCATTTCTAAATGGCGCGCTGATAGGCAGCACATTGGGTCTATCGTTATGGCTCGCTGGCAAAGGCGAGGTGGAGCCCAGTCAGTTTGCGCTAATCATCCCACTCGTGTGGCATATCGCTAGTGCTTCTGTGAACGTCACTCAACAGCTGTCGTCGATTTTTGAGAACATTGGTGTTGTTCAAGAAGGCATCCGATCCATAGCGCGACCCATTCCCCCCGAGAACAAAAACACGCAAACCCCGTTGGATTTAACAGACACATCGATCAAATTCGATCGAGTCTCCTTCCGCTACCCTTCTTCTGACTCATCAGTAGAAGACATAACATTTGTAGTGCCCGAAGGTAGGCGCCTGGCAATCGTTGGCCCATCAGGAGCCGGGAAATCCACCATTATAAATCTCCTGCTCCGCCTACATAAAGCTGACTCTGGTTCAATTACTATCGGCGACCGATCAATTGCCAACGTCACCAACAGTAGCCTACGTTCCACGATGGCAGTTGTGTCGCAGGAAACTGCCATTCTAAGTCGATCAGTTCTGGATAACATTCGGTTCGGAAAGCCCGGCGCGAGCCTCGCCGAGGTTCAGAACGCCGCGAGCCTTGCCGGTGCTTGCGAATTCATTGAGGAGCTACGGGATAATCAGGGGAGATGCGGCTATAACGCCCATATCGGCGAACGCGGAGTGAAGCTTTCCGGCGGACAGAGACAGCGGCTCGCGCTTGCCAGAGCGTTGCTGAAGGACGCGCCGATCCTTATTCTGGATGAGGCTACGTCGAGCTTGGATGTGTTGTCTGAAGCTGGGCTGCGCAAAAAGCTGGAAAACCACCTGCAGGGAAAGTCGGTCATCGCCATAGCCCACAGAATAGAGACAATAGTCGGCTACGATGAAATTCTTGTTCTAAAGGACGGTCGCATTGTAGAACGCGGCGCGCATGCTGATCTGCTGGCCCATCAGGGGACATACCACGCGATGTGGATTGAGCAAAGTGGCCGCAGGGCGGGGTCGGACCTAATTGTCTCTTCTGAATAG
- a CDS encoding sulfotransferase family 2 domain-containing protein translates to MTGSIAMPFKRVYPIKPEQRVIFIHIPKCGGTSVHDFLEASAPLRQKPSTAAQLSQYCEHRLHKHIKARDLYAIVGSDLWESTGRLAVVRNPWDLMVSSYCWWLEKAHRFSSLRNDAFEVAKFGDFSSFIMSEYGGNRINECDGNPQDWFMDEKGADMVTSVARFETLEEDLALFCEKAEIIPQKALPRLNFTVRTGYRDYYNTETRNIVAKRFTYVIDRFGYGF, encoded by the coding sequence ATGACGGGTTCAATTGCGATGCCGTTTAAACGGGTCTACCCAATCAAGCCAGAGCAACGCGTCATTTTTATTCATATCCCGAAGTGTGGAGGAACCTCTGTGCACGACTTTCTGGAGGCATCGGCACCGCTGCGACAAAAGCCGTCGACTGCAGCACAGCTGTCTCAATATTGTGAACACCGCCTACACAAACATATTAAGGCTCGTGATCTTTACGCAATTGTCGGTAGCGACCTTTGGGAAAGCACGGGCCGGCTGGCAGTTGTGCGCAACCCGTGGGACCTGATGGTTTCTAGTTACTGCTGGTGGCTTGAGAAAGCGCATCGTTTTTCGAGCTTACGCAACGACGCGTTTGAAGTCGCTAAATTCGGCGACTTCTCAAGCTTCATCATGTCTGAATATGGGGGCAATCGTATCAACGAATGCGATGGAAATCCGCAGGACTGGTTCATGGACGAGAAAGGGGCGGACATGGTAACAAGTGTCGCTCGGTTTGAAACTCTGGAAGAAGATCTGGCTCTCTTTTGTGAAAAGGCGGAAATTATTCCACAAAAAGCTTTACCTCGGCTAAACTTTACTGTTCGAACTGGCTACCGAGATTACTATAACACTGAAACGCGCAATATAGTAGCCAAGCGGTTCACTTATGTGATCGATCGTTTTGGATATGGGTTCTGA
- a CDS encoding glycosyltransferase, with product MQDSYEPLGANNPRHRAIPVGDAAPEPRAVRSEAEPKAKRFVFVIDRYIGHLNGTLGLAQRLYEAGNQVIYIVAPSAAHHFRGQPFDVVSFKWLEGTKKQRSIADAFFRRGIIADRRNARLMAIQADIALFVEHNAPDLIVFDPFLLKYLPFFDKTGAECVSVSTKPLLTRSPMTPPYTSTLVPRTGKAGQLRVALAWKKQELSYFWYCLKELVNHLIFADNRWLEEAAIEKLAGGKFRRMDRPVRFDMRYAGVPEIVLQAREFDFPREPENLGPAIFVGPCVRQSADTSDISEFIPEGDGPLVLCSLGTVRRASHAHIVPFYLDVIKALGNSKYRLVIAAGSAEDVAAIQMNDHLPYGNVRVHPWIPQQEILKACSLLITHGGGGSLKEAFAIGVPVLVYPMRADQPGCAARVKFHGLGETSSLKRATPRSIRRAVEALLQNERYKANCEKLAETYRRYDAERTAVTVLTRLATPMCDHNFDGERI from the coding sequence ATGCAGGACTCATACGAGCCTTTAGGTGCCAATAACCCCCGCCACCGAGCTATCCCAGTCGGCGACGCGGCGCCCGAGCCACGGGCCGTTCGTTCCGAAGCGGAGCCGAAAGCCAAGCGTTTTGTGTTTGTCATCGACCGGTACATCGGCCACCTCAACGGAACTCTGGGTCTCGCCCAGCGCCTTTACGAAGCCGGCAATCAAGTTATCTATATAGTCGCCCCAAGCGCTGCTCATCATTTCCGCGGGCAGCCCTTCGATGTTGTTTCCTTTAAATGGCTGGAGGGCACCAAAAAGCAACGAAGCATCGCCGATGCCTTCTTTCGCCGGGGTATCATTGCCGACCGTCGCAATGCTCGATTGATGGCCATACAGGCTGACATCGCACTTTTCGTGGAGCATAATGCTCCCGACCTCATAGTATTTGACCCGTTCCTTCTGAAATATCTGCCATTCTTCGATAAAACGGGAGCAGAGTGTGTGTCCGTCAGCACCAAGCCGCTGTTGACACGTTCACCGATGACACCTCCCTACACGTCCACGCTAGTGCCTCGAACCGGGAAAGCAGGTCAGCTACGCGTCGCTTTAGCATGGAAGAAACAAGAACTTTCCTATTTTTGGTACTGCCTGAAGGAGTTGGTAAATCATCTGATTTTTGCAGATAATCGTTGGCTCGAAGAGGCGGCTATCGAAAAACTCGCGGGGGGGAAATTTCGCCGCATGGATCGTCCCGTTCGTTTCGATATGCGATACGCCGGCGTGCCCGAAATTGTCCTGCAGGCCAGAGAATTTGATTTCCCAAGGGAACCGGAAAATCTTGGTCCGGCAATTTTTGTGGGACCTTGCGTGCGGCAATCTGCTGACACCTCGGATATCTCCGAATTTATTCCTGAAGGAGATGGTCCCTTGGTTCTCTGCTCGCTTGGAACCGTGCGGCGCGCTTCTCATGCACATATCGTGCCCTTCTACCTCGATGTGATCAAGGCTCTCGGGAACTCAAAATACCGCCTCGTTATCGCGGCGGGTTCTGCGGAAGATGTTGCGGCAATCCAAATGAACGATCATTTGCCGTACGGTAACGTGCGAGTACATCCCTGGATACCACAGCAAGAAATCTTGAAAGCCTGTTCGCTGCTGATCACACACGGCGGCGGAGGATCCCTGAAGGAAGCATTCGCGATCGGAGTACCTGTTTTGGTCTATCCCATGCGCGCCGACCAACCGGGCTGCGCGGCTCGGGTTAAGTTTCATGGCCTAGGCGAAACTTCTAGCCTTAAACGGGCGACACCGCGAAGCATACGACGGGCTGTTGAGGCCCTCTTGCAGAATGAACGCTACAAAGCAAACTGCGAGAAACTTGCCGAAACCTACCGTCGTTACGACGCCGAGCGCACTGCCGTAACTGTTCTTACAAGGCTCGCCACTCCGATGTGCGATCATAACTTCGACGGAGAGAGGATATGA